The following proteins are encoded in a genomic region of Gloeocapsa sp. PCC 73106:
- a CDS encoding DUF2301 domain-containing membrane protein — MLQSEIYQGQFGEFIIERRDRLEVIIYRLGLTLAASCFVLGTISVLLFGSHIVVLNLLTVLFFLFCGGLGISLVTIHIYLAPLKRLLQIFCLVGTLSGLVLLSVISEPLALYVYNHPMTLWGIGFSFAALTGIYFKEGFCFQRLETKLLTPLVPIFLLGHMFGIWSVTLEKALLLTWAILFLIFAIRKLVQPIPPDIGDKSVFTYLKTQSIK; from the coding sequence GATCGCCTAGAAGTGATTATCTATAGACTAGGATTAACCCTAGCTGCATCTTGTTTTGTCTTGGGGACTATTAGTGTACTGTTATTTGGTTCCCACATTGTAGTACTGAACCTGTTAACCGTTTTATTTTTCCTATTCTGTGGGGGCTTGGGGATTAGCTTAGTTACCATTCATATCTATTTAGCCCCATTAAAACGTCTATTACAAATTTTTTGCTTGGTTGGTACTCTCTCTGGGTTGGTTTTATTGAGTGTAATCTCTGAACCCTTGGCCCTGTACGTGTATAATCACCCTATGACCCTGTGGGGTATTGGTTTTAGTTTTGCTGCTTTGACGGGTATTTATTTTAAAGAAGGGTTTTGCTTTCAGCGATTAGAAACCAAATTACTTACTCCCCTTGTGCCTATATTCCTGTTGGGACATATGTTTGGGATCTGGTCAGTAACTCTAGAAAAAGCATTACTCTTAACTTGGGCGATTTTATTCCTAATCTTTGCCATACGTAAACTCGTACAACCCATCCCCCCCGATATTGGCGATAAATCGGTTTTTACCTATCTCAAAACTCAGAGTATAAAATAG